The proteins below are encoded in one region of Sulfolobus islandicus Y.N.15.51:
- a CDS encoding DUF4322 domain-containing protein, giving the protein MITLDLPHQNNTQQIGYKLLSILDFQGKKAENLETLKGEKEIDISIDWTTKTWYGKPVEVSSEKGNSWNYATEMTKHNGKVLLLTFVTQVNEMTKDDIVKILVEQVIAMGFKIRLITLDAGFYTVDVLNFISQFKYIIAVPVGDVKVYEEFDGEYMTNSKRHRRDEQVKFRLSVYGSEKIKRKKVVYFARGTNLDLPKKEVLKLYDKVRSPIETSYRNIKALLPFTSSTKFVFRMLIFVLAMIFYSLYTVFKGMARREEFRLLLILLFPGDLFNLENSLFKLLETLINTIDLFLRR; this is encoded by the coding sequence ATGATAACACTTGATCTTCCCCACCAAAATAACACTCAACAAATAGGGTATAAATTACTTTCCATATTAGACTTCCAAGGGAAAAAGGCAGAGAACCTAGAGACGCTGAAGGGAGAGAAGGAAATAGACATTTCAATAGACTGGACCACCAAAACCTGGTACGGGAAACCGGTGGAAGTAAGCTCGGAAAAGGGAAACTCATGGAACTACGCCACTGAAATGACTAAACATAATGGGAAAGTGCTCCTACTGACTTTCGTCACACAAGTAAACGAGATGACCAAGGACGACATCGTGAAGATCCTCGTAGAGCAGGTTATTGCAATGGGGTTCAAGATAAGGTTGATAACTCTTGACGCAGGTTTCTACACAGTTGATGTGCTCAATTTCATTTCACAGTTTAAGTATATAATTGCTGTGCCTGTTGGGGACGTGAAGGTCTATGAGGAGTTTGATGGAGAGTATATGACAAATAGTAAGAGGCATAGGAGGGATGAGCAGGTTAAGTTCAGGCTTTCGGTCTATGGTAGTGAGAAGATTAAGAGGAAGAAGGTTGTTTACTTTGCTAGGGGGACTAATCTCGACCTACCGAAGAAGGAGGTGTTAAAGTTGTACGACAAGGTAAGGAGTCCCATAGAGACTTCTTACCGGAACATCAAGGCCCTCCTTCCCTTCACCAGTTCCACTAAGTTCGTCTTCCGCATGTTGATCTTCGTTTTAGCCATGATCTTCTACTCCCTGTACACCGTATTTAAGGGTATGGCGAGAAGAGAAGAGTTCAGGTTATTACTAATTCTTTTGTTTCCTGGTGATTTATTCAATCTAGAAAATTCTCTATTTAAGCTACTAGAAACACTTATTAATACAATAGATTTATTTTTAAGGAGGTGA
- a CDS encoding AMP-binding protein, translating to MQEGFTVFSLLKRAVTMVPDKEIVDPFRNVRQSYKETYERIIGISNSMLSIGISKGSIIGVADYNTLKFVELLFASSLIGTIIYPVNVKLPYDQLLYTIKHARVEWLFASKDFIFLFKDFTKEKIISIDSNDTKITYDDLVSRKLVKEPEIYVKGSDPYSILFTSGTTGLPKAVMYTNEKTVHGAIGMVHQLSLYNSPSSLKNNDIILGLIPYYHLWSWGSLFHATYLGAKYVTSGKFEPIKTLEIIEKEKVTWLNAVPTMMYMLLSAAKQGQLNGLKTLIGGSPISSNLAKKLKESGVSFASIYGGTDMLAISITIIPANTNIQSIEDYARVYTHPLPFVELKVVKPDGKEAKVGEIGHLWVKTPWLPGEYLNDLENTKSSYEDGWFKTGDIAMIIDDYHTIRILDREKDLIKSGGEWIIPSIIESIISEVSGVDLVAVIGRIDEKWGERPIALVKGKGSNLKENIISHLRSASTQGLIPKWWVPDDIVIVDDLPLTSTGKVNKKVLKERTKW from the coding sequence ATGCAAGAGGGTTTTACCGTATTCTCGCTTCTTAAAAGGGCTGTAACTATGGTGCCAGATAAGGAAATAGTAGATCCTTTTCGCAATGTTAGACAGTCATATAAGGAGACTTATGAAAGAATAATAGGTATATCTAACTCAATGCTATCGATTGGAATATCTAAGGGAAGTATAATAGGGGTTGCAGATTATAACACCCTTAAATTCGTTGAGCTATTATTCGCTTCTAGCTTAATAGGTACAATAATATATCCAGTTAATGTCAAACTACCCTACGATCAATTACTTTATACAATTAAACACGCTAGGGTAGAATGGTTATTCGCTTCAAAAGATTTCATATTCTTATTTAAGGACTTCACTAAGGAGAAAATTATTAGTATAGATTCCAATGATACTAAGATAACTTATGATGATTTGGTAAGTAGAAAACTAGTTAAGGAACCCGAAATTTACGTTAAAGGAAGTGATCCATACTCTATCTTATTTACGTCAGGTACAACAGGGTTACCTAAAGCGGTTATGTATACTAATGAAAAAACGGTTCATGGAGCAATAGGTATGGTGCACCAGCTATCACTTTACAATAGCCCTTCTTCGTTGAAGAACAACGATATCATATTAGGTCTTATACCATATTATCATTTATGGTCATGGGGTTCACTATTTCACGCTACTTACCTAGGCGCTAAATACGTCACAAGTGGAAAATTTGAGCCAATAAAAACATTGGAAATAATAGAAAAGGAAAAGGTAACCTGGCTTAACGCTGTCCCCACAATGATGTATATGTTACTAAGCGCAGCCAAACAAGGGCAACTAAATGGCTTAAAAACTTTGATAGGTGGTTCTCCAATATCATCTAATCTGGCTAAGAAGTTAAAAGAAAGTGGAGTATCTTTTGCATCAATATATGGTGGAACAGATATGTTAGCAATTTCAATTACTATCATTCCCGCAAATACCAATATACAAAGCATCGAAGATTACGCGAGAGTATATACTCATCCTCTTCCTTTCGTGGAATTGAAAGTAGTTAAGCCAGACGGTAAAGAGGCTAAAGTAGGAGAGATAGGACATTTATGGGTTAAAACACCTTGGCTACCTGGTGAGTATCTTAACGATCTAGAGAATACTAAATCTTCCTACGAGGATGGTTGGTTCAAAACTGGAGATATAGCTATGATTATAGATGACTACCATACTATAAGAATCTTGGATAGGGAGAAGGACTTAATAAAGAGTGGAGGAGAGTGGATAATACCTAGTATAATTGAGTCAATAATATCTGAAGTAAGTGGAGTAGATCTCGTTGCTGTAATAGGTAGAATAGATGAAAAATGGGGAGAAAGACCTATAGCATTAGTCAAAGGTAAGGGATCAAATTTAAAAGAAAACATAATCAGCCATTTAAGAAGTGCTTCAACTCAAGGTTTGATACCAAAATGGTGGGTTCCAGATGATATAGTTATTGTAGATGATTTACCCCTAACCAGCACTGGAAAGGTTAACAAAAAAGTTTTAAAAGAGAGAACTAAATGGTGA
- the glpK gene encoding glycerol kinase GlpK, giving the protein MNTMSHKFVLALDEGTTSARAILFDSDLNIVNIGQYEFPQHYPQPGYVEHDPEEIWEAQMLAVKKAISKIDAKQIVAIGITNQRETTVLWDAKSGKPVYNAIVWQDRRTSPITDWLKANYFKMIKDKTGLVPDPYFSASKIKWILDNVPNVREKAERGEIKFGTLDTYLIWRLTNGKAHVTDYSNASRTMLFNINKLECDREILELLKIPESILPEVKPSSEIYGYSEALGNLIPISGDAGDQQAALFGQVAFNVGEIKATYGTGSFILMNIGNNPIRSENLLTTIAWGLEKNKATYALEGSIFITGAAVQWFRDGLRAIDVSDEIEPLASNVEDNGGVYFVPAFVGLGAPYWDPYARGLIIGITRGTTKAHIARAILESMAYQTRDVIEVMQKESGISINSLKVDGGAAKDNLLMQFQADILGIKVIRPKVMETTSMGVAMLAGLGVGLWNSLEELRSIWKVDKEFIPSMSEEKRRALYSGWKEAVKRAMGWAKVVGGQV; this is encoded by the coding sequence ATGAATACTATGTCACATAAGTTTGTTCTAGCCCTAGATGAGGGTACTACAAGTGCTAGGGCTATACTCTTCGATAGTGACTTAAACATAGTAAACATAGGGCAATATGAATTCCCGCAGCACTATCCTCAACCTGGCTATGTGGAACATGACCCTGAGGAAATATGGGAAGCTCAAATGTTAGCCGTAAAAAAGGCTATAAGTAAAATAGATGCTAAACAAATAGTAGCAATAGGGATAACAAACCAAAGGGAGACAACGGTATTATGGGATGCTAAAAGCGGTAAACCGGTTTACAATGCAATTGTATGGCAGGATAGAAGAACTTCTCCAATAACGGACTGGCTAAAAGCAAATTACTTTAAAATGATAAAGGACAAAACTGGGTTAGTTCCAGACCCTTACTTTAGTGCATCTAAGATAAAGTGGATACTTGATAATGTGCCCAATGTTAGGGAGAAAGCAGAAAGAGGAGAAATTAAGTTCGGGACCCTAGATACTTATTTAATCTGGAGGCTTACTAACGGAAAAGCTCATGTAACGGATTACTCTAACGCTTCTAGAACAATGCTTTTTAATATAAATAAATTAGAATGTGATAGAGAAATCTTAGAACTTCTAAAAATACCCGAATCTATATTGCCAGAGGTTAAACCATCAAGTGAAATTTACGGTTACAGTGAGGCGTTAGGAAACTTAATACCTATATCTGGGGACGCAGGAGACCAACAAGCAGCTTTATTCGGTCAAGTAGCGTTTAACGTAGGTGAGATAAAAGCTACTTATGGTACCGGTAGTTTCATTTTAATGAATATAGGCAATAACCCAATACGATCAGAAAACCTCTTAACTACAATAGCTTGGGGTCTTGAGAAGAATAAGGCAACGTATGCATTAGAGGGGAGTATATTCATAACTGGTGCAGCTGTACAATGGTTTAGGGACGGCTTACGGGCAATAGACGTTTCAGATGAGATTGAACCTTTAGCCTCAAATGTGGAAGATAATGGCGGTGTCTATTTCGTTCCAGCTTTTGTTGGATTGGGAGCTCCTTACTGGGATCCATATGCTAGAGGTCTCATAATAGGCATAACTAGAGGAACTACTAAAGCTCATATAGCTAGGGCTATTTTAGAATCAATGGCCTATCAAACTAGAGATGTAATTGAGGTAATGCAAAAGGAATCCGGCATCAGTATAAATTCGCTTAAGGTTGACGGAGGTGCAGCTAAGGATAACCTTTTAATGCAATTCCAAGCTGATATATTAGGTATTAAGGTAATCAGACCTAAAGTTATGGAAACTACTTCTATGGGAGTTGCAATGCTAGCAGGTTTAGGTGTAGGCTTATGGAACTCTTTAGAGGAATTAAGGAGCATATGGAAGGTTGATAAGGAATTCATTCCAAGTATGAGTGAGGAGAAAAGGAGGGCATTGTACTCTGGGTGGAAGGAGGCTGTAAAGAGAGCTATGGGATGGGCTAAAGTTGTAGGAGGTCAAGTTTAA
- a CDS encoding thioesterase family protein → MEKVFLIRQEHSSVVVGSGNVNVLSTPLMIAFMENVALELAQKYLEKGKTTVGYHVDVKHLMPISIGRKLKRATLIEVFNGKESK, encoded by the coding sequence TTGGAAAAGGTCTTTCTAATTAGGCAAGAACATTCATCAGTTGTAGTTGGAAGTGGTAACGTTAACGTTTTATCAACTCCCTTGATGATTGCCTTTATGGAAAACGTGGCCCTTGAGCTAGCTCAAAAGTATTTGGAAAAGGGGAAGACTACTGTGGGATATCACGTAGATGTTAAGCACTTAATGCCCATTAGTATTGGAAGAAAATTAAAGAGGGCAACTCTAATTGAGGTTTTTAATGGTAAAGAGTCGAAATAG
- a CDS encoding DNA alkylation response protein — translation MSKGNSPFSYISSAYGKNHFNIDKPLQKILEYFDVKADFSKLGEFAGGELYEIAEHVDKRARPIHVMWSVNGERVDEVWIDPSLRAAIKRLIKDFDINKFPYKEENWHKHYASIYLVSDPGIACILTITNQTAYALYKYGSEELKKYVPYLIGDSDELLFGATWFTEIQGGSDLGSNLVEAEFNGKYWLLKGNTKYFASGVGLADLALVSARPMGSKSGAKGLSLFLVPKKNNKGEKNFLIRRLKRKSGTNSVPTGEVEFNSSEAYLIGEKEYGIYYITEDLMVSRLSNAVGALGIARKSFLESYYYSQSRKAFGKALIEHPLIQKDLLEMELMIEGGMVVTFKAIDQFQKSWKAMPPFYNEQYHYARLLTHISKHITAEIASQVSRMAMEIHGGIGFLEEFPIERLHREALITPIWEGTGNIQALEMLEAMVKKEAHRQLIRDLEGIVNEAKDEIASKTLDFIKDKATTLLTYREYEMQFYSKDLLLTLGHGISVILLSHMGRKLGIERFTMLSKIYYERFLMGRSILRDYISEIRELINMEEMK, via the coding sequence ATGAGTAAGGGTAATAGTCCTTTCTCATATATATCTAGTGCGTATGGCAAAAATCATTTTAATATTGATAAACCATTACAAAAGATTTTGGAATATTTTGATGTGAAAGCAGACTTCTCAAAATTAGGTGAGTTTGCAGGGGGAGAGTTATATGAAATTGCGGAACATGTAGATAAGAGAGCTAGACCCATACACGTAATGTGGAGCGTAAATGGGGAGAGAGTAGATGAAGTATGGATTGACCCTTCTCTAAGGGCAGCTATTAAAAGGCTAATCAAAGATTTCGATATTAATAAATTTCCATATAAAGAGGAAAATTGGCATAAGCACTACGCTTCAATATATCTAGTTTCTGATCCAGGTATAGCATGCATACTTACAATTACCAATCAGACCGCATATGCTCTCTATAAATACGGTAGCGAGGAACTAAAGAAATACGTTCCCTATCTAATAGGAGATTCAGATGAGTTGCTTTTCGGAGCTACGTGGTTCACTGAGATTCAAGGTGGAAGTGACTTAGGATCTAATTTAGTGGAGGCTGAATTTAACGGTAAGTATTGGCTATTAAAAGGAAATACTAAATATTTCGCTAGCGGTGTCGGGTTGGCTGATTTAGCGTTAGTAAGTGCTAGACCTATGGGAAGTAAGAGTGGGGCTAAAGGCCTTTCCCTATTCCTAGTTCCTAAAAAGAACAATAAAGGTGAAAAGAATTTTTTGATAAGAAGACTTAAGAGAAAAAGTGGAACAAACAGTGTGCCAACTGGAGAGGTGGAGTTTAACAGTTCAGAGGCTTATCTTATAGGAGAAAAGGAATATGGGATATATTACATAACTGAGGATCTTATGGTATCAAGATTATCCAATGCTGTAGGGGCTTTAGGTATAGCGAGGAAGTCTTTTCTCGAATCCTATTATTATTCGCAATCCAGAAAAGCTTTTGGTAAGGCATTAATTGAACATCCCCTAATTCAGAAAGATTTACTTGAAATGGAGCTCATGATTGAAGGAGGTATGGTAGTAACTTTTAAGGCAATAGATCAGTTCCAAAAATCTTGGAAAGCTATGCCACCTTTCTACAATGAGCAGTACCATTATGCGCGTCTATTGACTCATATTTCTAAGCATATTACAGCTGAAATAGCATCTCAAGTATCAAGAATGGCAATGGAGATTCATGGAGGAATTGGATTTCTCGAAGAGTTTCCTATAGAAAGACTTCACAGAGAAGCGCTTATAACTCCAATTTGGGAAGGGACTGGAAACATTCAGGCTTTAGAGATGCTCGAAGCCATGGTGAAGAAGGAAGCACATAGACAACTAATAAGGGACTTGGAAGGGATTGTAAATGAAGCAAAGGATGAGATAGCTTCCAAAACGCTTGATTTCATCAAAGATAAGGCCACCACGCTCCTAACTTACAGAGAATATGAGATGCAGTTTTACTCAAAAGATTTACTATTAACTTTAGGGCATGGTATTTCCGTGATATTACTATCCCATATGGGCCGTAAGTTGGGTATTGAGCGATTCACAATGTTGTCGAAGATCTACTATGAGAGATTTCTAATGGGTAGAAGCATTCTACGAGATTATATATCTGAGATACGTGAGCTCATAAATATGGAAGAGATGAAATAG
- a CDS encoding pyroglutamyl-peptidase I yields MTVLLFGFEPFLEYKENPSQLIAEALNGSTILKEEVKGVILPVEYEKIEDLIVTKIREMKPILTLGIGVAPGRAKITPEKIAINYKYSREGDNAGKKYKGEKIDPLGQDGIFTNIPVEDLVDLLNENGIPAELSLSAGSYLCNNAMYIIIREARKYNSLGGFIHVPLHESYAARIQRPIPSMSLDTMIRGIRLSMEFILTNKKENLTFS; encoded by the coding sequence ATGACAGTCCTCTTGTTTGGCTTCGAACCCTTTTTGGAATACAAGGAAAATCCATCTCAGTTAATTGCTGAAGCCTTAAATGGAAGTACCATATTAAAGGAAGAGGTCAAAGGTGTGATATTGCCAGTTGAGTATGAGAAGATAGAGGATTTAATAGTTACGAAAATTAGAGAGATGAAACCAATATTAACTTTAGGAATTGGTGTAGCCCCGGGTAGGGCGAAGATAACTCCAGAGAAGATAGCCATAAACTACAAGTACTCAAGGGAAGGAGATAACGCTGGGAAGAAGTACAAGGGAGAGAAGATTGACCCCTTAGGGCAAGACGGTATCTTTACGAATATACCAGTTGAGGACCTCGTAGACTTATTGAATGAAAACGGAATACCAGCTGAATTGAGCTTAAGTGCTGGTAGCTATCTGTGTAATAACGCAATGTACATCATAATTAGGGAAGCTAGAAAGTACAATAGCTTAGGTGGTTTCATTCACGTTCCCTTACACGAGTCATATGCCGCGAGAATACAACGACCTATTCCATCTATGAGTTTAGATACTATGATAAGGGGAATAAGGTTATCAATGGAATTTATATTAACAAATAAAAAAGAGAATCTTACCTTCTCCTAG
- a CDS encoding coiled-coil domain-containing protein, whose protein sequence is MSGKIADEILNNPQLLSALADKIYDKLKDEIVIKKLEETIANVKALQEEVKRQGEAISSLQNTVNKHTEAITSLQEAVKKQGEAIQSLQEAVKSLQETVNKHTEAITSLQEAVKKQGEAIQSLQEAVKSLQETVNKHTEAITSLQEAVKKQGEAIEGLQKAVRKLQRAVMKLSVEVGSFTNRAGKGMERTMLKLYKKALELHGVDPKRVVHGMIKDEEGVIEKGKVFEVDFYETNDYVYVFEIKNLADKGAYDQIIIRKKLFYTKYKDKKIKIFLVANYVDKKVKKKLEEEGVEIIASHIIK, encoded by the coding sequence ATGAGTGGAAAGATTGCCGATGAGATCCTTAACAATCCACAATTACTTTCAGCCTTAGCTGATAAAATATATGACAAGCTTAAGGATGAAATAGTTATAAAGAAATTAGAAGAAACGATTGCTAACGTAAAAGCCTTACAAGAGGAAGTTAAGAGACAAGGAGAAGCAATATCTTCGTTACAGAACACGGTGAATAAGCATACGGAAGCAATAACATCACTTCAAGAAGCTGTCAAAAAGCAAGGAGAGGCAATTCAATCTCTCCAAGAAGCAGTAAAGTCATTACAAGAGACGGTGAATAAGCATACGGAAGCAATAACATCACTTCAAGAAGCTGTCAAAAAGCAAGGAGAGGCAATTCAATCTCTCCAAGAAGCAGTAAAGTCATTACAAGAGACGGTGAATAAGCATACGGAAGCAATAACATCACTTCAAGAAGCTGTCAAAAAGCAAGGAGAGGCAATCGAAGGTCTGCAGAAGGCAGTACGCAAATTACAAAGAGCCGTTATGAAACTTTCAGTAGAAGTGGGAAGTTTCACTAATAGGGCGGGAAAAGGAATGGAAAGGACAATGCTAAAACTTTATAAAAAGGCTTTAGAGCTACACGGAGTTGATCCTAAGAGAGTAGTACATGGTATGATAAAAGATGAAGAGGGAGTAATAGAGAAAGGCAAGGTGTTTGAGGTTGACTTTTACGAAACCAATGATTACGTTTACGTATTTGAAATAAAGAATTTAGCAGACAAAGGGGCTTACGATCAAATTATCATAAGGAAAAAGTTGTTCTATACTAAGTATAAGGATAAGAAGATAAAAATATTCCTTGTAGCAAACTATGTAGACAAAAAGGTAAAGAAGAAGCTTGAAGAGGAAGGGGTAGAAATTATAGCTTCTCACATAATAAAATGA
- a CDS encoding metallophosphoesterase family protein encodes MRKISIEWDGKILVLSDIHYPYCDIDEINKIMLSERPSLTVLLGDIIVSKSEDYRNFIDKLKIRKNIIYVKGDEDKFRGDFDLIKIKNNGKRFILLHGHQYFNENNEYSLAKVLKKMNDNIPPLLFCIFFRIVLRNFKDTIILGHSHALRFFKTINCVNAGTLSNVINLYNDRGYVVLDNGNVKLVQSKI; translated from the coding sequence TTGAGAAAAATTTCCATTGAATGGGACGGTAAGATTTTGGTGCTATCTGACATTCATTATCCGTATTGCGATATCGATGAGATAAATAAAATAATGCTGTCTGAGAGACCCTCACTAACAGTTCTTTTAGGGGATATAATTGTCTCTAAAAGTGAGGATTATAGGAACTTTATTGACAAGTTAAAAATTAGAAAGAATATAATCTACGTTAAAGGCGACGAAGACAAGTTTAGAGGAGATTTTGATTTGATTAAGATTAAGAATAATGGTAAGCGTTTCATTCTACTTCATGGTCATCAATACTTTAACGAAAATAATGAATATAGTCTAGCTAAAGTGTTAAAGAAAATGAACGATAATATTCCACCTTTACTCTTCTGTATATTTTTTAGAATTGTGCTTAGAAATTTCAAAGACACGATTATATTAGGTCACTCTCATGCATTAAGATTTTTTAAGACGATTAATTGCGTAAATGCAGGTACTTTGTCTAATGTAATCAATTTATACAATGATAGGGGCTACGTTGTATTAGATAATGGTAACGTTAAATTAGTTCAGAGTAAAATTTAA
- a CDS encoding MFS transporter, translating into MEKSIERLIDTAKWTSIHSLMFASLAIGYFMWGVIASIAPLIYPNINSVLFLLTPTFATLAGNLALSLFSDKKLGRKTTFFITMSLYSVGTILLVLASVLAGFSTDNLAKFPSLILIILGIVLGIFGVEGEVPVMLSYTAEMMPLKYRDMMLVLAPNFDNIGAMVAALVGYLTYSLSNSFIIELLALTVVAILGIVTAVIIRLLLPESVRWLATKGDINKAKIEASKVVKDGTTEAKEVNVNKKLSLGSRYAFLAIIGLSQYLTYGLMAFVVADYYFSSSQTPFIIFIANLGASISGFIAAYIANKIRTRIFALISYVGGSLSMIPILYLTTNFNFGMFYSLLIVNMLFSEFSWAIRTIYEPVLMPKKLRAFMIGLIRLVPITAYAISTYVTQSFNLTNYILYNTILWLIGGIATIIWYFKGIDTNYVSLEEVER; encoded by the coding sequence ATGGAGAAGAGTATTGAGAGACTAATCGATACGGCAAAGTGGACTTCAATACATTCGCTAATGTTTGCCTCACTTGCAATAGGTTACTTCATGTGGGGAGTAATTGCTTCTATTGCTCCCTTAATTTATCCTAATATAAATAGTGTATTATTCCTACTAACCCCAACATTTGCAACACTAGCAGGTAACTTAGCACTTTCATTATTTTCAGATAAGAAGTTGGGTAGGAAGACCACCTTCTTCATTACAATGTCACTATATTCTGTTGGAACCATATTACTAGTTTTAGCGTCAGTCTTAGCTGGTTTCAGTACAGATAATCTAGCAAAATTCCCTTCATTAATTCTAATAATCTTAGGAATAGTTTTAGGAATATTTGGAGTTGAGGGTGAAGTCCCAGTGATGCTATCATATACTGCAGAGATGATGCCTCTCAAATACAGAGATATGATGTTAGTATTGGCTCCAAATTTCGACAATATTGGCGCAATGGTAGCTGCTCTAGTTGGGTATTTAACGTATAGCCTTTCAAATTCTTTCATAATAGAACTCTTAGCCCTTACCGTTGTCGCAATATTGGGCATTGTTACGGCAGTGATAATAAGGCTATTGTTACCAGAATCTGTAAGATGGTTGGCAACTAAAGGAGATATAAATAAGGCAAAAATTGAGGCTAGCAAGGTTGTAAAAGACGGTACAACAGAAGCAAAAGAAGTTAATGTGAACAAAAAGCTAAGTTTAGGTTCTAGATACGCATTTCTAGCTATAATAGGACTTTCTCAATATTTAACCTATGGCTTAATGGCATTTGTGGTCGCAGACTATTATTTCTCCTCGTCACAAACCCCTTTCATTATCTTCATAGCAAATTTAGGGGCTTCAATTTCTGGTTTTATAGCAGCATATATTGCGAACAAGATAAGGACCAGAATCTTCGCGTTAATATCATATGTGGGAGGTAGTCTTAGTATGATTCCAATTCTATACCTAACCACTAACTTCAACTTCGGAATGTTTTACTCATTACTAATTGTCAATATGTTGTTTAGTGAATTTAGCTGGGCAATTAGGACGATATACGAACCTGTGTTAATGCCAAAGAAGTTGAGGGCGTTCATGATAGGCCTAATTAGGCTCGTTCCAATTACCGCATATGCGATCTCAACTTATGTTACTCAATCCTTTAATTTAACTAATTACATATTGTATAACACGATACTGTGGCTAATTGGAGGTATTGCTACAATAATATGGTACTTTAAAGGTATAGATACGAATTACGTATCCTTAGAGGAGGTTGAACGATAA
- a CDS encoding adenosylcobinamide amidohydrolase, with protein sequence MEPKIVRFDLGKEYIILTSALYPEGIIRVNQICSIFVDKSYCSGNPWGDVINWCPSKSAIMFMTAAKNYTFKETDWGKFFISAGIGRSGEDAGCTINIGVFVDKGLNINGLVDLIRTVTEAKAGALRDLGYKFTGTVSDAIAVGSLPGNEYFIGPGTELGKKIAYDIRNTIVELLFKGDD encoded by the coding sequence ATGGAGCCAAAAATTGTTAGGTTTGATCTTGGAAAAGAGTACATAATTTTAACTTCAGCTTTATATCCAGAAGGAATAATTAGAGTTAACCAAATTTGTAGTATTTTCGTTGATAAAAGTTATTGTAGTGGTAACCCTTGGGGAGATGTAATTAACTGGTGTCCCTCTAAATCTGCCATAATGTTCATGACTGCTGCAAAGAATTACACTTTTAAAGAAACTGATTGGGGTAAATTTTTCATCAGTGCTGGAATTGGGAGAAGCGGTGAGGATGCAGGTTGTACTATTAATATTGGGGTGTTTGTTGATAAAGGGTTAAACATTAATGGATTAGTTGACTTAATAAGAACAGTAACAGAGGCTAAGGCTGGAGCTTTAAGGGATTTGGGATATAAGTTTACGGGTACTGTAAGTGATGCAATTGCAGTTGGCTCTTTACCTGGAAACGAATATTTCATAGGCCCAGGTACTGAATTAGGTAAAAAGATAGCCTACGATATTAGAAACACTATTGTTGAATTATTATTTAAAGGAGACGATTAG
- a CDS encoding MIP/aquaporin family protein: MSVVLKDSLWRYFAEFVGTFILILFGDGAIVASTLSSQPSFGFIMVSWGFGIVSAIYAVGPISGAHINPNVTLAFAVTKRIKWVDVIPYIVFQILGAAAATSVLLVWWGDVITRIDPPPFLYADIGAAFFTQYPEPGFWPQYWPKSYLPNVSSAGILYSQVNQIFPLWKGAFAEALMTFLLLLIVVAVTDPDSPFYSQSLAPWAIGIGYVMPSLLFEAQLTGGMINEARSWGPMLALYLIGYRTGAFNFRGEYFYVYGIPDFIGGILGALFWDHVLKPYLRFVKNINKK; this comes from the coding sequence ATGTCTGTGGTTTTGAAGGACTCTTTATGGAGATATTTCGCTGAATTTGTAGGAACTTTCATACTAATACTATTCGGAGATGGTGCTATAGTAGCCTCAACACTAAGTAGCCAACCCAGTTTCGGATTTATTATGGTAAGCTGGGGATTTGGAATAGTGTCAGCGATTTATGCTGTTGGTCCAATTAGCGGAGCTCATATAAACCCTAATGTAACGTTAGCGTTTGCTGTAACTAAGCGTATTAAGTGGGTTGATGTGATTCCTTACATCGTTTTCCAGATTTTAGGGGCTGCTGCAGCTACAAGCGTATTATTGGTATGGTGGGGAGATGTAATAACCAGAATAGATCCCCCACCTTTTCTATACGCTGATATAGGAGCGGCTTTCTTTACTCAATATCCTGAGCCCGGTTTTTGGCCTCAATACTGGCCTAAAAGCTATTTACCTAACGTTAGTAGCGCAGGTATTTTATACTCTCAAGTAAATCAAATATTTCCCTTATGGAAGGGAGCCTTTGCTGAGGCATTAATGACCTTTTTGTTACTGTTGATAGTAGTAGCAGTTACGGATCCAGATTCACCCTTCTATAGCCAGTCATTAGCTCCGTGGGCAATAGGTATTGGATATGTAATGCCCTCCTTACTTTTCGAAGCTCAGTTAACGGGAGGGATGATAAATGAGGCTAGAAGTTGGGGACCTATGCTTGCTTTATATCTAATCGGTTATAGAACTGGTGCATTTAACTTTAGGGGAGAGTACTTCTATGTTTATGGTATTCCAGATTTTATAGGGGGCATACTTGGAGCTCTGTTCTGGGACCATGTATTAAAGCCTTATCTTAGGTTCGTAAAAAACATTAACAAAAAGTAG